The Nitrospirota bacterium region ACACCTCGGCACAAAAGTGAGGCTCATTCATAAAGGCAAAAAGGGTGGAAAGATTGAGATAGAGTATTATTCTCTCGACGAGCTTGATAGGCTGCTTGAGGTGCTCTTAGGTTAGGTGTTGAAAATGTCTTTGCTTTGACGGGAAAATCCCCCTTGTAATTTTTTTAAAATTCTGGTATTCCTTTCTAAATATGTTTAAACTCGGAGGTAGCATGAAAAAAGTTGTTTCACTGGTAGTATTAATTTTTGCTTTTGTATTTTCATCAGGCTGTCCAATGGTCCTTGTGGGAGCAGGGGTTGGAGCTGGAGTTGGAACTTATCTGTATCTTGAAGGCGACTTAATAAGGGAATACCCCGTTGCCTACAGTACGGCATGGGATGCAACAAATACAGCACTTAAAAATTTCAACATAAATGTGACACACAGCGTCAATGACGTTGGCAAGGGGAGCATAGAGGCTATCAGAAAAGATGGGCAAAAGGTGATAATAAAGCTTGCAGACAAAGGCAATAATGTTACATCTATCAGGATAAGGGTCGGGATGTTTGGTAGCAGAGATGCATCAGAGCAAATTCATGAGGAGATAGCCAGAGTCCTCGGCCTGAGATAACTCAGGCCTGTTCAATAGAGCTAAAAATGCTGAATCTGTATCGAACAGGATTTTAATTTAGCAATAATTTCTTTTTTTATGGCCCTGAGGTCTCCCCTGCGGAGCCTTTTTAATATCCTGTCCGATGCAAGGTCTTTTAAAAACTGCGCTCTTGCTTCTTTGTCTTTAATCTCCTTCAATGCCCTTGTGCGGATCTTTTTTAAGAAGATGAGGTGCCTGGAAAACTCTGTGCCGTAAAGCTTTTCAAGCTCTCCCCTTATAGCCCTTG contains the following coding sequences:
- a CDS encoding DUF3568 family protein; protein product: MKKVVSLVVLIFAFVFSSGCPMVLVGAGVGAGVGTYLYLEGDLIREYPVAYSTAWDATNTALKNFNINVTHSVNDVGKGSIEAIRKDGQKVIIKLADKGNNVTSIRIRVGMFGSRDASEQIHEEIARVLGLR